A region of Solea solea chromosome 7, fSolSol10.1, whole genome shotgun sequence DNA encodes the following proteins:
- the LOC131462896 gene encoding transmembrane protease serine 2-like, which yields MTTDLYLDSSRCFIHDDGEWKHGQEDVKPQYVHHMAPTPPPEFSHSVPPKKDANQRCASFTVAAVLSLMLLLLVTGILLGYYFSSSCVHGRQCGDGSCVWESQWCDGVMDCPAGQDEAHCVRLRGSSFLLQMYSAETKSWKSVCSHGWTEQQGRASCRTFGYSRDTYFKSGQQRTDTDDGFLIVKSGSNPDAFILHQLVPSKFCPNNSVVTLRCTDCGSGVNSSTASRGQQASLGSWPWQVSLQVSGSHRCGGAIISPYWIVTAAHCMARNSNPGDWAVYAGIVDPLGSLFNPAHTVSHIIAHEGFNRLTRTNDIALMRLTKALDLTGSRNIGAVCLPDVGLNFTVPQKGWITPFVRTANGDAASAHLMEAEVSLIDDAECNSFSAYNGKISRDMFCAREMEAGTNACQTDSGGPLVSLKDGLWWLEGDIIWGEHCAEKSKPGVFGNVTYFLDWIHLQMKMHQDE from the exons atgacCACCGATCTG TATCTGGACTCAAGTCGTTGTTTCATTCATGATGATGGAGAGTGGAAGCATGGCCAGGAAGATGTGAAGCCCCAGTATGTTCACCATATGGCACCAACACCTCCACCTGAGTTTAGCCACTctgtcccccccaaaaaag aTGCAAATCAGAGGTGCGCTTCGTTCACTGTGGCTGCTGTGCTCTCTCTAATGCTCCTGCTCCTGGTGACTGGAATCCTCCTCGGTTATTACT tttcctcctcctgtgtgcACGGGAGGCAGTGTGGTGATGGGAGCTGTGTGTGGGAATCCCAGTGGTGTGATGGAGTGATGGACTGTCCAGCAGGCCAGGATGAAGCTCACTGTG TGAGGCTGCGCGGctccagtttcctcctgcaGATGTACTCAGCTGAAACTAAAAGCTGGAAGAGTGTTTGCTCTCATGGCTGGACCGAGCAGCAGGGCAGAGCAAGCTGCCGCACCTTTGGATACAGCAG GGACACATACTTTAAATCAGGCCAACAGAGGACGGACACTGATGACGGATTCTTAATCGTGAAATCTGGTTCTAACCCCGATGCATTCATTCTCCATCAGCTTGTTCCCAG caAATTTTGTCCCAACAACAGTGTGGTGACGTTGCGTTGCACTG ACTGTGGGAGTGGGGTGAATTCCAGCACCGCCTCTCGGGGCCAGCAGGCCTCCCTCGGGTCGTGGCCCTGGCAGGTCAGTCTGCAGGTCTCTGGCTCTCATCGCTGTGGAGGAGCCATCATCTCCCCCTACTGGATAGTGACTGCAGCACACTGTATGGCCAG GAACTCTAATCCTGGAGACTGGGCAGTGTATGCTGGGATAGTGGATCCGTTAGGCTCACTGTTCAACCCTGCCCACACTGTGAGTCACATTATTGCCCATGAGGGCTTCAACCGCCTCACTCGCACAAATGACATCGCTCTGATGAGGCTCACCAAAGCTCTTGACCTCACAG gCTCCAGAAACATCGGCGCTGTCTGCCTCCCAGATGTTGGTCTAAACTTCACCGTTCCTCAGAAAGGCTGGATAACACCATTTGTTCGCACAGCAAATGGAG ACGCTGCCTCTGCACACCTGATGGAGGCTGAGGTCTCTCTCATAGATGATGCAGAGTGCAACAGTTTCTCAGCTTACAATGGCAAGATATCACGGGACATGTTCTGTGCCAGAGAGATGGAGGCAGGGACAAACGCATGCCAA ACTGACAGTGGCGGCCCTCTGGTGTCCCTGAAAGACGGCCTGTGGTGGCTGGAAGGGGACATTATTTGGGGGGAACACTGTGCTGAGAAGAGCAAACCAGGTGTTTTTGGAAACGTCACTTATTTCCTGGACTGGATCCACCTGCAGATGAAG ATGCATCAAGATGAGTGA